In Salvelinus fontinalis isolate EN_2023a chromosome 25, ASM2944872v1, whole genome shotgun sequence, one genomic interval encodes:
- the LOC129823348 gene encoding uncharacterized protein LOC129823348, with translation MHLVRPPPPRSSAMHLVRPPPPRSSAMHLVRPPPPRSSAMHLVRPTPPPRSSAMHLVRPPPPHPPRSSAMHLVRPPHPPRSSAMHLVRPPPLSSAMHLVRPLPLSSAMHLCTTLVQNPMDQNPVDQRPTDQNHMDQNPVDQNPVDQDPVDQDAMDQDAMDQNPVDQDQNPVDQNPVDQDQNPLDQDQNPVDQNPVDQNPMDQNPMDQDAMDQNPVDKDQNPVDQNPMDQNPVDQDQNPVDQNPMDQRPMDQRPMDQNPVDQNPVDQNPVDQNPVDQNPVDQNPMDQSPMDQNPMNQSPVDQNPVDQNPVDQNPVDQNPNPMDRNPMDRNPMDRNPMDQSPMDQSPMDQSPMRIGLPNGGPAPFLCLYVSHWVWLEEG, from the exons ATGCACCtggtgagaccccccccccctcgctcctCCGCCATGCACCTGGTGAGACCCCCCCCTCCTCGCTCCTCCGCCATGCACCtggtgagaccccccccccctcgctcctCCGCCATGCACCTGGTGAGACCCACCCCCCCTCCTCGCTCCTCCGCCATGCACCtggtgagacccccccccccccaccctcctcgCTCCTCCGCCATGCACCTGGTGAGACCCCCCCACCCTCCTCGCTCCTCCGCCATGCACCTGGtgagacccccccctctctcctccgccaTGCACCTGGTgagacccctccctctctcctccgccATGCACCTg tgcactactttggtccAGAACCCTATGGACCAGAACCCTGTGGACCAGAGACCTACGGACCAGAACCATATGGACCAGAACCCTGTGGACCAGAACCCTGTGGACCAGGACCCTGTGGACCAGGACGCTATGGACCAGGACGCTATGGACCAGAACCCTGTGGACCAGGACCAGAACCCTGTGGACCAGAACCCTGTGGACCAGGACCAGAACCCTTTGGACCAGGACCAGAACCCGGTGGACCAGAACCCTgtggaccagaaccctatggaccagaaccctatggaccAGGACGCTATGGACCAGAACCCTGTGGACAAGGACCAGAACCCTgtggaccagaaccctatggaccAGAACCCTGTGGACCAGGACCAGAACCCTgtggaccagaaccctatggaccAGAGACCTATGGACCAGAGACCTATGGACCAGAACCCTGTTGACCAGAACCCTGTCGACCAGAACCCTGTTGACCAGAACCCTGTGGACCAGAACcctgttgaccagaaccctatggaccagagccctatggaccagaACCCTATGAACCAGAGCCCTGTGGACCAGAACCCTGTTGACCAGAACCCTGTTGACCAGAACCCTGTTGACCAGAACCCT aaccctatggaccGGAACCCTATGGACCGGAACCCTATGGACCGGAACCctatggaccagagccctatggaccagagccctatggaccagaGCCCGATgcgaatagg GCTGCCCAATGGCGGGCCAGCACCTTTTTTATGTCTGTATGTGTCTCACTGGGTGTGGTTGGAGGAGGGCTGA